Proteins encoded together in one Mycobacterium sp. MS1601 window:
- a CDS encoding MerR family transcriptional regulator → MTDPAHDNRPAPHQPVYAISVAAELSGAPVQSIRLWERRGLLNPRRSPGGTRRYSADDLDRIARITNLVAAGVNIAGIGRILDLEDENTVLRGARQQIVGQHKSSRP, encoded by the coding sequence ATGACTGACCCCGCACACGACAACAGACCAGCGCCGCATCAGCCGGTCTACGCGATCTCCGTTGCGGCCGAATTGTCCGGAGCACCGGTCCAGTCCATCCGCCTGTGGGAACGGCGAGGGTTGCTCAACCCGCGCCGCAGTCCCGGTGGAACCCGCCGATACAGTGCCGACGATCTGGACCGCATTGCGCGCATCACCAACCTGGTTGCTGCTGGGGTCAACATCGCCGGCATCGGCCGAATCCTCGATCTCGAAGACGAGAACACAGTCCTTCGGGGTGCCCGGCAACAGATCGTGGGCCAACACAAGTCATCGCGCCCGTGA
- a CDS encoding MSMEG_0565 family glycosyltransferase, which translates to MRVALLTYSTKPRGGVVHTLNLAEALAACGVDVTVWSLARAGDRGFFRDVDPAVTVKLVEFVDLPGDTVTDRIVRSISTMREAFSVAEYDIVHAQDCISANAVGRCIRTIHHLDQFTTPVLAECHERAIVEPYARICVSEAVAAEVRAGWGLSPTVIPNGVQAKRFIAASSDTSALDHWRSRLGRYVLAVGGIEPRKGTVDLVEAMALLQQRDPALSLVIAGGETLFDYRDYRATFERRCVELGVRPVILGAVEDTELPSLVAACEVFAFPSTKEGFGLAAMEALAAGRPLVARDLPVLREVFGDTVAFASSAADFAAALQATVDYPPDPGPGRALAESMTWDAAAAAHVEFYRQCGG; encoded by the coding sequence ATGCGCGTCGCGCTGCTGACGTACTCGACGAAACCCCGTGGTGGCGTGGTGCATACGCTGAACCTGGCTGAGGCGCTGGCTGCCTGCGGTGTCGACGTGACAGTGTGGTCGCTGGCTCGCGCCGGCGACCGCGGCTTCTTCCGCGACGTCGACCCAGCGGTGACGGTGAAGTTGGTCGAGTTCGTGGACCTGCCCGGTGACACCGTGACCGATCGGATAGTGCGCTCCATTTCGACGATGCGAGAAGCGTTCTCCGTTGCAGAGTATGACATCGTGCATGCACAGGACTGCATCAGCGCCAACGCCGTCGGCCGGTGCATACGCACCATCCATCACCTGGATCAGTTCACCACGCCGGTGTTGGCCGAGTGTCACGAGCGTGCCATCGTCGAGCCGTACGCGCGGATCTGCGTGTCCGAGGCAGTGGCCGCCGAAGTGCGGGCGGGCTGGGGTTTATCACCCACGGTGATCCCCAATGGTGTTCAGGCGAAGCGCTTCATCGCTGCTTCATCGGATACTTCGGCGTTGGATCACTGGCGTTCTCGGCTGGGTCGCTATGTGCTGGCGGTGGGGGGCATCGAACCCCGCAAGGGCACTGTCGATCTGGTGGAGGCCATGGCGTTGTTGCAGCAGCGCGACCCCGCTTTGTCGCTGGTGATCGCCGGTGGAGAGACGCTGTTCGACTACCGAGACTACCGCGCCACGTTCGAAAGGCGCTGCGTGGAGCTGGGCGTCAGGCCGGTGATACTCGGTGCTGTCGAAGATACCGAACTGCCGAGTCTGGTGGCTGCCTGCGAGGTCTTCGCCTTCCCCTCGACCAAGGAAGGCTTCGGCCTGGCCGCCATGGAAGCCCTGGCCGCCGGGCGTCCGCTGGTGGCACGGGATCTGCCCGTGCTGCGTGAAGTATTCGGCGATACAGTGGCTTTCGCCTCGTCGGCGGCTGACTTCGCCGCAGCGTTGCAGGCGACCGTGGATTACCCGCCCGACCCTGGCCCTGGGCGCGCGCTGGCGGAGAGCATGACCTGGGACGCTGCTGCCGCCGCACATGTCGAGTTCTACCGTCAGTGTGGAGGCTGA
- a CDS encoding carbon-nitrogen hydrolase family protein: protein MAMVTLAAVAAHFGRDLPRCVEKAVGIVGTARQEGVDLLVFPDACLGGYIGDFRAPDPEDPPPALDPDGPEIAAVIAAAGPMTVCLGYAEAAPGGGRYNAAICVTGDGVLGTYRKVHQPAGESLTYLAGDAFSAFDTPVGRLGMLIDYDKTFPEAARALATADAHIIAALSAWPASITDRASRLPADRQSRLFDLYDCARAAENQVVLVSSNQTGVMGNLRFLGQAKVVGPGGDILATTRAKGGLAKVEIDVEAEIARARKVLNHLAELRPATYRSRL, encoded by the coding sequence ATGGCAATGGTGACCCTCGCTGCGGTAGCAGCGCACTTCGGGCGCGACCTGCCCCGCTGTGTCGAGAAAGCCGTAGGCATCGTCGGGACCGCACGGCAGGAGGGCGTCGACCTGTTGGTGTTCCCCGATGCCTGCCTGGGTGGGTACATCGGGGACTTCCGCGCCCCCGATCCAGAGGACCCGCCGCCCGCGCTGGATCCCGACGGCCCCGAGATCGCCGCCGTGATTGCCGCCGCGGGGCCCATGACGGTGTGCCTGGGCTACGCCGAAGCCGCACCCGGTGGTGGTCGGTACAACGCTGCCATCTGCGTGACGGGCGACGGTGTGCTGGGCACATACCGCAAGGTGCATCAGCCTGCCGGTGAATCGCTGACGTACCTGGCCGGTGACGCGTTCTCGGCGTTCGACACCCCGGTCGGCCGGCTCGGCATGCTGATCGACTACGACAAGACCTTCCCCGAAGCTGCCCGTGCGCTGGCCACCGCCGACGCGCACATCATCGCCGCACTGTCGGCGTGGCCGGCCAGCATCACCGATCGTGCCTCGCGTCTACCCGCCGACAGGCAATCCCGGCTGTTCGATCTGTACGACTGCGCCCGGGCTGCCGAGAACCAGGTGGTGCTGGTGTCGTCGAATCAGACTGGGGTGATGGGCAATCTGCGGTTCCTCGGACAGGCGAAGGTGGTGGGGCCCGGCGGTGACATCCTGGCGACCACGCGCGCCAAGGGTGGGCTGGCCAAGGTCGAGATCGACGTCGAGGCCGAGATCGCCCGGGCCCGCAAGGTGCTCAACCATCTGGCTGAGCTTCGTCCAGCCACGTATCGGAGCAGGCTGTGA
- a CDS encoding MSMEG_0567/sll0787 family protein, with protein sequence MIPFTASTHAPVGLSILCGTPRTEAPFLINPVSNAAELAAYRRLRREEFVAEQGLFAGTDRDDLDDDPRTVVLVATTADGNILGGVRLAPAHHCGMATDIGWWTGSRLVVDRAVRASGVGPALVRAACAYVETAGVLRFEATVQQRYARLFAHLGWNLLGTRLVAGQEHAWVRWPMDPIQRAATATKSFLGGSLAPLRTVPGGLGPAGFVGDDGVPVPGSDLIAACDAIVPSMVERDPEWAGWCAVLVNVNDLTAMGATPVGLLDAVGAPTRQILDRVIAGVARAAAAWQVPVLGGHTQLGVPAALSVTALGRTGAPVRAGGGSVGDPVRLTTDITGRWRSGYHGRQWDSTSSRGSTELVAMTSLVADAAPKAAKDVSMAGIAGTLGMMAEACGTGAQIDVAAVPRPTQASVGDWLTCFPGYGMLTAGQQSTVELPAGVVSAECGVLTAEPGVRLRWPDGVVTSVLAPAVTGLGSS encoded by the coding sequence ATGATCCCGTTCACCGCCAGCACTCATGCACCCGTCGGGCTGTCCATCCTGTGCGGAACCCCGCGCACCGAGGCGCCGTTTCTGATCAATCCCGTCTCAAACGCCGCAGAGCTGGCCGCCTACCGGCGGCTGCGGCGCGAGGAGTTCGTCGCCGAACAAGGGTTGTTCGCCGGTACCGACCGCGACGACCTCGACGACGACCCGCGCACCGTGGTGCTGGTGGCCACCACTGCCGATGGGAACATCCTCGGCGGCGTGCGACTGGCCCCGGCCCACCATTGTGGGATGGCCACCGACATCGGCTGGTGGACCGGCAGCCGTCTGGTGGTCGACCGGGCTGTGCGCGCCAGCGGTGTCGGGCCCGCGCTGGTGCGAGCCGCCTGCGCCTACGTCGAGACGGCGGGCGTGCTGCGCTTCGAGGCGACCGTGCAGCAGCGCTATGCGCGACTGTTCGCTCACCTGGGCTGGAACCTCCTTGGTACCCGTCTGGTGGCCGGGCAGGAGCATGCGTGGGTGCGCTGGCCGATGGACCCCATCCAACGGGCCGCCACCGCAACGAAGTCCTTCCTCGGCGGCAGTCTGGCACCGCTGCGGACCGTTCCCGGGGGCTTGGGGCCGGCCGGGTTCGTCGGTGACGACGGAGTGCCGGTACCGGGTAGTGACCTCATCGCGGCGTGCGACGCGATCGTGCCGTCGATGGTGGAGCGCGATCCCGAATGGGCCGGCTGGTGCGCGGTGCTGGTCAACGTCAACGACCTGACCGCCATGGGAGCCACCCCGGTGGGTCTGCTCGACGCCGTCGGAGCCCCCACGCGACAGATCCTGGATCGGGTGATCGCCGGCGTCGCACGGGCCGCGGCGGCCTGGCAGGTGCCGGTTCTGGGCGGGCACACCCAACTCGGTGTGCCCGCGGCGCTGTCGGTGACCGCGCTGGGCCGAACGGGTGCGCCCGTGCGGGCCGGTGGTGGATCCGTCGGTGACCCGGTGCGGTTGACTACCGACATCACCGGCCGGTGGCGATCGGGATATCATGGCAGGCAGTGGGATTCGACCAGCTCGCGCGGTAGTACGGAGTTGGTCGCGATGACGTCGCTGGTGGCGGATGCGGCGCCCAAGGCGGCCAAGGATGTCAGCATGGCCGGCATTGCGGGCACCCTCGGGATGATGGCCGAGGCCTGTGGCACCGGTGCGCAGATCGACGTCGCCGCTGTGCCGCGGCCCACGCAGGCGTCGGTGGGGGACTGGCTGACCTGCTTCCCCGGCTACGGGATGCTGACCGCCGGCCAGCAGTCGACTGTCGAGTTGCCCGCCGGCGTGGTGAGTGCCGAATGTGGTGTGCTGACAGCCGAACCCGGCGTGCGACTGCGCTGGCCCGACGGGGTGGTGACGAGTGTGCTGGCGCCTGCGGTGACCGGCCTCGGATCGTCGTAG
- a CDS encoding MSMEG_0568 family radical SAM protein — MSVSTRVDLALLGFRGAPPVTRTAGAGPSVDGHLVIDGLSAAIPRNPDSPFVFDSTRVILDGEDTGLDVEVVHRPRFYDLTTADGVAYEKLARLHGRDVLATTVVQTCIRYAEDQRCRFCTIEESLRSGATTAVKRPAELAEVAAAAVRLDGVTQMVMTTGTSAGSDRGARHLARCVRAVKAAVPSLPIQVQCEPPADLSVLTDLREAGADAIGIHIESLDEKVRKRWMPGKATVTVERYRQAWQEAVRVFGRNRVSTYLLVGLGEDPEELIAGAAELITMGVYPFVVPFRPQAGSLAVDVDGARAPEAGVVEKVSREVALLLQSAGMTGADQRAGCAACGACSVLQNLGA; from the coding sequence ATGTCTGTATCCACCCGAGTAGATCTGGCACTGTTGGGTTTCCGCGGTGCCCCGCCGGTCACCCGCACAGCAGGCGCCGGCCCCAGCGTCGACGGCCACCTGGTGATCGATGGTCTCAGCGCCGCGATTCCGCGAAACCCGGACAGTCCCTTCGTCTTCGACAGCACCCGGGTGATCCTCGACGGCGAGGACACCGGTCTGGACGTCGAAGTGGTGCACCGGCCCCGCTTCTACGACCTGACCACCGCCGACGGCGTTGCCTACGAAAAGCTGGCCCGGTTGCACGGTCGCGATGTCCTGGCCACCACCGTGGTGCAGACCTGCATCCGCTACGCCGAAGACCAGCGCTGTCGTTTCTGCACCATCGAGGAATCGCTGCGCTCCGGCGCCACCACCGCCGTCAAACGACCAGCCGAACTGGCCGAGGTGGCCGCCGCCGCGGTCCGGTTGGACGGCGTGACCCAGATGGTGATGACCACCGGCACCTCCGCCGGCAGCGACCGCGGAGCCCGCCACCTGGCCCGCTGCGTCCGAGCGGTCAAGGCTGCCGTCCCGTCGCTGCCCATCCAGGTGCAGTGCGAACCCCCGGCCGACCTGTCCGTGCTGACCGACCTGCGCGAGGCCGGCGCCGACGCCATCGGCATTCACATCGAATCCCTCGACGAAAAGGTACGCAAGCGCTGGATGCCCGGCAAAGCCACGGTCACCGTGGAGCGTTACCGCCAGGCATGGCAGGAGGCCGTTCGGGTGTTCGGCCGCAACCGGGTATCCACCTACCTGCTCGTCGGCCTCGGCGAGGATCCCGAGGAATTGATCGCCGGCGCAGCCGAACTCATCACCATGGGCGTCTACCCGTTTGTCGTCCCGTTCCGTCCCCAAGCCGGCTCACTGGCCGTCGACGTCGACGGTGCCCGCGCACCGGAGGCCGGTGTGGTCGAGAAAGTCAGCCGTGAGGTGGCGCTGCTGTTGCAGTCGGCGGGAATGACTGGTGCCGACCAGCGGGCCGGCTGCGCCGCGTGCGGAGCCTGCAGCGTTCTGCAGAATCTGGGGGCCTGA
- a CDS encoding AMP-binding protein has product MASGDRQSFARVLAARAKEQPTDIVLVDDHHGITCSAAELDAESNRRARAYRAAGVQHNSIVSVVLSNTVDFVVACAAIWKLGATPNPVSPELPPDTRSHLEALARPALVIGRPAMSAAIPWLPASAGAAESAAPLPDAWADSWKATTTSGSTGTAKIVQAAAPALVNPHQQVAPFLPLRAVQLVTAPLWHSAQFTYAMRGLLTGHRLVLTDRFDERWFADLVDTHRVTWTMLAPSTIRRVLRGARHSDLPSLRTLLHLGAPCAPVDKRALLDWLGPHRVVEVYAGSESNGLTMISGADWLRKPGSVGTPIGGTVVRIRRDDGTDAATGEIGQVWMRRGEQPAYTYLGGVSRRTPQGWDTLGDLGFLDDEGYLFLMDRAADVFHHKGNPVYPARIEHALHTHASVRDAVVYGSEDGQVCAVVDIADADIDPATLLSAVRSQLAAHEVPTHIALTRNPLRNSAGKVRRSAFRAPIPSIV; this is encoded by the coding sequence ATGGCGTCCGGTGATCGCCAGTCCTTCGCCCGCGTTCTCGCGGCGCGGGCGAAGGAGCAGCCCACGGATATCGTGCTGGTCGACGACCACCACGGAATCACCTGCAGCGCTGCTGAGCTGGACGCCGAGAGCAACCGGCGTGCCCGTGCCTACCGGGCTGCCGGAGTGCAGCACAACAGCATCGTGTCGGTGGTCTTGAGCAACACCGTGGACTTCGTGGTGGCATGCGCGGCGATCTGGAAGCTCGGGGCCACGCCCAACCCCGTGTCGCCCGAGCTGCCGCCGGACACCCGCTCCCACCTCGAAGCGTTGGCCCGGCCGGCACTGGTGATCGGCAGGCCCGCGATGAGCGCGGCAATTCCGTGGCTACCTGCCTCGGCAGGCGCCGCGGAGTCCGCAGCGCCACTGCCCGATGCCTGGGCCGACAGCTGGAAGGCCACCACCACCTCCGGCAGCACCGGCACGGCGAAGATCGTCCAGGCCGCCGCCCCGGCATTGGTGAACCCGCACCAGCAGGTGGCGCCATTCCTGCCGCTTCGGGCGGTTCAGTTGGTGACCGCACCACTGTGGCACTCCGCGCAGTTCACCTACGCCATGCGCGGTCTGCTGACCGGCCACCGGCTGGTGCTCACCGACCGCTTCGACGAGCGCTGGTTCGCCGACCTGGTGGACACTCACCGCGTCACCTGGACCATGCTGGCACCCAGCACTATCCGTCGGGTGTTGCGCGGTGCCCGGCACAGTGACCTGCCGTCGCTGCGGACGCTGCTGCACCTCGGTGCCCCGTGTGCGCCGGTGGACAAGCGGGCACTGCTGGATTGGTTGGGGCCCCACCGGGTGGTCGAGGTCTACGCCGGCAGTGAATCCAACGGCCTGACCATGATCAGCGGCGCCGACTGGCTCCGTAAGCCCGGCAGCGTCGGCACCCCCATCGGAGGCACCGTCGTGCGCATCCGGCGCGACGACGGAACAGATGCCGCCACCGGCGAGATCGGGCAGGTCTGGATGCGCCGCGGGGAGCAGCCCGCGTACACCTATCTCGGCGGCGTCTCACGACGAACACCGCAGGGCTGGGACACCCTGGGTGATCTCGGTTTCCTCGATGACGAGGGCTACCTGTTCCTGATGGACCGTGCCGCAGATGTCTTCCACCACAAAGGGAATCCGGTGTATCCCGCCCGCATCGAGCATGCACTGCACACCCATGCCAGCGTGCGTGACGCGGTCGTGTACGGCTCCGAGGACGGACAGGTGTGCGCCGTGGTGGACATCGCCGACGCTGACATCGACCCCGCCACCCTGTTGTCGGCGGTGCGGTCTCAGCTCGCCGCCCACGAAGTACCGACCCATATCGCACTGACCCGCAATCCGCTACGTAACTCCGCAGGCAAGGTCCGCCGCAGTGCCTTCCGCGCACCGATTCCATCCATCGTGTGA
- a CDS encoding MSMEG_0569 family flavin-dependent oxidoreductase, whose amino-acid sequence MTGTHVPVAIIGGGQAGLSVSWYLSRARIEHVVLEAHTPVHAWTDSRWDNFTLVTPNWHCKLPGYTYAGPDPDGFMTRDEVVAWLEGWLQTFDAPLRTHTRVTKLAQRPEGGFALTLETPSGIESLTCENAVVATGGYPLPVTPAFAGSLDTGVTQIHSEQYRNPEQLPDGAVLVVGTGQSGAQIAEDLHLAGRQVHLAVGNAPRVARFYRGRDCMTWLSDMGLYDRAAQQYPGGKAAIEKTNHYVTGRDGGRDVDLRQFAAEGMKLYGALADGKDSTLQFEPTLRSALDYADSVYNSICSDIDTYIEREGIEAPEATRYEPVWEPETEATTLDLDAEGVTSIVWAIGYRPDYRWIEASAFDGGGRPMQTRGVTAVPGLSFIGLPWMHTWGSGRFLGIDRDASHIAATIISGYHESVLRLAVGS is encoded by the coding sequence ATGACAGGCACACACGTGCCGGTGGCGATCATCGGCGGCGGACAGGCCGGGTTGTCGGTCAGTTGGTATCTGAGCCGCGCCCGCATCGAGCACGTGGTGCTCGAGGCACACACCCCGGTGCACGCGTGGACCGATAGTCGCTGGGACAACTTCACCCTGGTGACCCCGAACTGGCACTGCAAGTTGCCCGGCTACACCTACGCCGGACCGGACCCCGACGGGTTCATGACCCGCGACGAAGTGGTGGCCTGGCTGGAGGGCTGGCTGCAGACCTTCGATGCGCCGCTGCGCACTCACACCCGCGTCACCAAGCTGGCGCAGCGCCCTGAGGGTGGGTTTGCCCTCACGCTCGAAACCCCATCGGGGATCGAGAGTCTCACGTGCGAGAACGCCGTGGTCGCCACCGGCGGCTACCCGCTTCCCGTCACGCCGGCCTTCGCAGGATCCCTGGACACCGGCGTCACGCAGATCCACTCCGAGCAGTACCGAAACCCCGAGCAACTGCCCGACGGCGCGGTCCTGGTGGTGGGCACCGGCCAGTCCGGGGCGCAGATCGCCGAAGACCTGCACCTGGCCGGTCGTCAGGTGCACCTGGCGGTGGGCAACGCACCGCGGGTGGCCCGCTTCTACCGTGGCCGCGACTGCATGACCTGGTTGTCCGATATGGGACTGTATGACCGTGCGGCACAGCAGTATCCGGGTGGAAAAGCGGCCATCGAGAAGACCAACCACTACGTCACCGGTCGCGACGGCGGCCGCGACGTGGATCTGCGGCAGTTTGCGGCCGAGGGCATGAAGCTCTACGGTGCGCTTGCCGACGGCAAGGACAGCACGCTGCAGTTCGAGCCGACGCTGCGCAGCGCGCTGGATTATGCCGATTCGGTGTACAACTCGATCTGCTCGGACATCGACACCTATATCGAGCGTGAAGGTATCGAGGCTCCTGAGGCCACCCGCTACGAGCCGGTGTGGGAACCCGAAACCGAAGCCACCACTTTGGATCTCGATGCCGAAGGAGTCACCAGCATCGTCTGGGCCATCGGATACCGGCCGGACTACCGGTGGATCGAGGCCAGCGCGTTCGACGGAGGTGGCCGGCCCATGCAGACCCGCGGTGTCACCGCGGTGCCGGGCCTGAGCTTCATCGGACTGCCGTGGATGCACACCTGGGGATCGGGCCGTTTCCTGGGCATCGACCGCGACGCGTCCCACATCGCAGCCACCATCATCAGCGGCTACCACGAGTCGGTGTTGCGGCTCGCTGTCGGAAGCTGA
- a CDS encoding MSMEG_0570 family nitrogen starvation response protein: MPEMTFDIRWPDGSTQSCYSPSLVMHDFLTTGQRYTVGDLVDRASSALQQASDRVRAKYGFACTSAAATTEEITLSASRFAADEEITIIAMQPELERS; the protein is encoded by the coding sequence ATGCCTGAGATGACGTTCGACATCCGCTGGCCCGACGGCTCCACTCAATCGTGCTATTCGCCGAGCCTGGTGATGCACGACTTCCTGACCACCGGGCAGCGGTACACCGTCGGCGATCTGGTGGATCGTGCCAGCAGCGCACTGCAGCAGGCCAGTGACCGGGTGCGCGCGAAGTACGGCTTCGCCTGCACCTCGGCCGCAGCCACCACCGAAGAAATCACCCTCTCCGCCAGCCGATTTGCCGCCGACGAAGAGATCACGATCATTGCCATGCAACCCGAACTGGAGAGATCATGA
- a CDS encoding carbon-nitrogen hydrolase family protein → MTTLAAVSANFTRDLDQNYALIASLADEARERGVDFLALPEAAIGGYLSSLGNHGDTVKTTTRSLPPAIRIDGPEIKRVQHLAGDLVVAIGFCELADDGETRYNAAALLDGGNIYGVYRKVHQPLGESMSYSAGSRYDVYDTPAGRIGLQICYDKAFPEAARMMALDGAQIIASLSAWPAARTATAENLQDDRWTYRFNQFDIARALDNQVFWVAANQSGTFGSLRYVGNSKVVDPGGNILATTLLGSGMAVAEVDVDETFRTMRAGMFHLRDRRPDVYGPLTDADAMKWAELAHA, encoded by the coding sequence ATGACCACTCTCGCAGCGGTTTCCGCGAACTTCACCAGAGACCTGGACCAGAACTACGCCCTGATCGCGTCGCTGGCCGACGAGGCGCGCGAACGCGGTGTCGACTTCCTGGCGCTGCCGGAGGCGGCTATCGGCGGATACCTGTCGTCATTGGGTAACCACGGCGACACGGTCAAGACCACCACCCGATCACTGCCGCCGGCCATCCGGATCGACGGGCCCGAGATCAAACGGGTGCAGCACCTGGCCGGTGACCTGGTGGTCGCCATCGGATTCTGCGAACTGGCCGATGATGGCGAAACACGCTACAACGCAGCAGCATTGCTCGACGGCGGCAACATCTACGGTGTCTACCGCAAGGTGCACCAGCCGCTGGGGGAGAGCATGTCGTACTCGGCGGGCAGCCGCTACGACGTCTATGACACCCCGGCGGGCCGGATCGGCCTGCAGATCTGCTACGACAAGGCGTTCCCCGAGGCTGCCCGCATGATGGCACTCGACGGCGCTCAGATCATCGCCAGCCTGTCGGCGTGGCCGGCGGCGCGCACCGCCACCGCGGAGAACCTGCAGGACGATCGCTGGACCTACCGGTTCAACCAGTTCGACATCGCTCGGGCCCTCGACAACCAGGTGTTCTGGGTGGCCGCCAACCAGAGCGGCACCTTCGGGTCGCTGCGTTACGTCGGGAACTCCAAAGTGGTGGACCCGGGTGGCAACATCCTGGCCACCACCCTGCTGGGAAGCGGTATGGCGGTTGCCGAAGTGGACGTCGACGAGACCTTCCGCACCATGCGGGCAGGCATGTTCCATTTGCGTGACCGCAGGCCGGACGTCTACGGCCCGCTGACCGACGCCGACGCCATGAAGTGGGCGGAGTTGGCGCATGCCTGA
- a CDS encoding MSMEG_0572/Sll0783 family nitrogen starvation response protein, which yields MAFDASIAENIATSLAEIPHPSLPKGSNIYGGTKIFPDYQAEEGESYFTLVHGIAHESSVSFVAVLQATRALRKGFESAIYFYGPGAINCLATRGFPTTGDSGFPGEQNINDALATFISEGGTVFACRFGLALHGGREEDLIEGVIPAHPLDVQDALIYYARKGAIINSTYMV from the coding sequence ATGGCATTTGACGCATCCATCGCCGAGAACATCGCCACCTCGCTCGCCGAGATCCCGCACCCGTCGCTGCCCAAGGGCAGCAACATCTACGGCGGCACCAAGATCTTCCCGGACTACCAGGCCGAAGAGGGCGAGAGCTACTTCACCCTGGTGCACGGCATCGCCCACGAGTCGTCGGTCAGCTTCGTCGCCGTCCTGCAGGCAACTCGCGCCCTGCGCAAGGGATTTGAGTCCGCCATCTACTTCTACGGCCCCGGCGCCATCAACTGCCTGGCCACCCGAGGATTCCCCACCACCGGTGACTCGGGTTTCCCCGGCGAGCAGAACATCAACGACGCGCTGGCCACCTTCATCTCCGAGGGCGGCACGGTGTTCGCCTGCCGCTTCGGGCTTGCGTTGCACGGCGGCCGCGAAGAGGACCTGATCGAGGGCGTCATCCCGGCGCATCCGCTGGACGTCCAGGACGCCCTCATCTACTACGCCCGCAAGGGCGCCATCATCAACTCCACTTACATGGTGTGA
- a CDS encoding helix-turn-helix domain-containing protein — protein sequence MVSSLGEYLRLRRGQIRPQDVGLVPGPRRRVDGLRREELAALAGISADYYLRIEQGRNANPSDQILDALARALRLDDAGTAHLHQLARENQPVYDGAEVVSADVLSLIDQLGVPAVVVGRCVDCLASNALARALSPNYVAGTNVLRQLFLDPADRLLHVDWEDVTAGVVGGLRQVAGGEARDPRLDDLVQEMCELSPRFRTLWHRADVGYRPAGESHMRHPVVGELRLRRTRLPIPDSGGQHLHLYHAVPGTETAQRMGLLAP from the coding sequence ATGGTGAGTTCGCTCGGCGAGTACCTGCGACTTCGGCGCGGCCAGATCCGGCCGCAAGACGTGGGCCTGGTGCCTGGTCCGCGTCGCCGAGTCGACGGGCTGCGCCGCGAGGAGCTGGCTGCTCTCGCCGGGATCAGCGCCGACTACTACCTGCGCATCGAGCAGGGCCGCAATGCCAACCCCTCCGACCAGATCCTCGACGCCCTGGCCCGCGCGTTGCGGCTCGACGACGCCGGGACCGCGCACCTGCATCAGCTGGCTCGCGAGAACCAACCGGTCTACGACGGCGCCGAGGTGGTGTCCGCCGACGTCTTGAGCCTCATCGACCAGCTGGGCGTTCCCGCCGTGGTGGTGGGCCGCTGCGTCGACTGCCTGGCCTCCAATGCTCTGGCCCGCGCGCTGTCACCGAACTACGTGGCCGGTACCAACGTGCTGCGGCAACTGTTCCTCGACCCCGCCGACCGACTGCTGCACGTCGACTGGGAAGACGTCACCGCAGGCGTGGTCGGCGGGTTGCGGCAGGTGGCCGGTGGTGAGGCCAGAGATCCGCGACTCGATGACCTGGTGCAGGAAATGTGCGAGCTGAGCCCACGATTCCGGACGCTGTGGCACCGCGCCGACGTCGGCTACCGGCCGGCGGGCGAGAGCCACATGCGCCATCCCGTGGTCGGCGAGCTACGTCTGCGGCGCACCCGGCTGCCCATCCCGGACTCCGGTGGTCAACACCTGCACCTCTACCACGCGGTGCCGGGGACCGAGACCGCGCAGCGGATGGGGTTGCTGGCTCCCTGA